From a single Macrobrachium rosenbergii isolate ZJJX-2024 chromosome 7, ASM4041242v1, whole genome shotgun sequence genomic region:
- the LOC136840103 gene encoding uncharacterized protein gives METAVLNEDLLDISDAVEANSKLPPLVQVNSKPLGVHSFPSSFEEVHLKSVGEDAEEIVPVSSSKEGVMVTESVEVLTPEGRRTNISNEIPTDDEGLKQEEEIPVPSEITRSDTGDFLSEEINLVTTTRSNDVLDLQMFENITDGNPRKSVEETEMKGALQTSEDIVRTPDLQNVKEQTQNNTVEIDLKGSEPLPGVKILEIRRRNFNNLHNSNNTLQEAKGKSQSPGSKGTQRKGKAVSGSRSVRNQGFSYSVVDNNSRKVFGHEASYQERTQEGSYFVHFSDGTVLLVTYIADHRGYRPNLRYFQSIGELNQFIATHPKKGYEYPETGAVRPFNRPVAPTKGPIRRPSTTTWRPFRRPVTVTKRPLKWPGNNFAMTTPKPNNFYVTPVRPNNYYETPVRPNNHYGTPVRPNNHYGTPVRPNIHYGTPVRPNNFYVTPARPHYVMTTPRPSNFFTTTSWPSHFFTTTNKFPFWPWYPDGGDPSYIVPPKYGTPFTKPPGGINIPFTPHPLCNFTSGETGDVSATEPTVTEEATTTMFPFTGESETDTTDPSLQPDSTEAGAMTGTELPPSLSTDPVTIVGPQMDDDKRDITESPGDSGALTTVIDGEDNDSKTQTTPQPESATDVSSTSEENVTNFLVQSDAITELAGEESSITTIVPEEEDSDTTTLDPLSEENNNEAEEAGSPESGEGAKMLSAQRIEKNPAEIVQILPPPSPSQEALMKSLMPKNLRFREEDVSKNSLDSTVITAVYNSKFLTPTNITPIIPYGNTSPEYITITLFPRHDESQNETTLETDPVSEDELTRELLSAQDLTETEQELSLLQSQNETLLETDASSEDKEFTRELPSAQDLTKTEQELALLQSQNETLLETVAPSEDKELTSELPSAQDLTRAEQELALFQSQNETTLETDAPSEDKGLTSELLGAQDLTETEQELVEESEPPPKEENSESQIPISNQRQSRRLSYLDSRNLLPKLTGEDKVSTESSNASPPVIDYGNEDPQSWPPRLPMFTRQISRYSPPRTPTLLNARLYDHWQTSRSGPSLPKGSPKITPVRSRTLLGKLKRL, from the exons ATGGAGACAGCTGTGTTGAATGAAGATTTGCTTGACATTTCTGATGCAGTTGAAGCCAATAGCAAACTTCCTCCTCTGGTTCAGGTGAATAGCAAACCTCTTGGTGTACACAGCTTTCCATCATCATTTGAAGAGGTTCATCTCAAATCAGTCGGGGAAGATGCCGAAGAAATAGTCCCAGTCAGTTCAAGTAAAGAGGGGGTGATGGTCACAGAGAGCGTAGAAGTCTTGACACCTGAAGGTCGCAGAACAAATATTTCCAATGAAATACCGACTGATGATGAAGGTTTAAAACAAGAAGAGGAAATTCCAGTACCTAGTGAGATAACAAGAAGTGATACAGGAGATTTTCTGAGCGAGGAAATCAACCTGGTAACGACGACTAGGTCCAATGATGTACTGGATTTGCAGATGTTTGAAAACATCACTGATGGGAACCCAAGAAAATCAGTAGAAGAAACAGAGATGAAAGGTGCTCTTCAGACTTCAGAAGATATTGTACGCACTCCTGATTTACAGAATGTGAAGGAACAAACACAGAACAACACAGTCGAAATCGACCTTAAAGGCTCAGAGCCTCTTCCAGGagtgaaaatattagaaattaggAGGCGAAACTTTAATAACCTTCATAATTCTAATAACACATTACAAGAAGCCAAAGGAAAAAGTCAGTCTCCAGGATCGAAGGGAACACAGAGGAAAGGCAAA GCTGTAAGTGGAAGCAGATCTGTGAGAAATCAAGGGTTCAGTTACTCCGTAGTCGACAATAATTCAAGAAAGGTCTTTGGACACGAAGCTTCTTACCAGGAGAGAACCCAAGAAGGCTCTTACTTTGTACATTTCTCAGATGGTACAGTGCTTCTTGTTACTTACATTGCTGACCACCGTGGATACAGACCTAATCTTAG gtATTTCCAGAGTATAGGGGAACTGAACCAGTTTATTGCAACTCATCCCAAGAAGGGTTATGAATATCCGGAGACAGGAGCAGTCAGACCATTTAATAGGCCTGTTGCACCGACAAAGGGACCTATTAGAAGACCTTCCACAACAACATGGAGGCCATTCAGAAGACCTGTCACAGTAACAAAGAGGCCCTTAAAATGGCCTGGAAATAATTTCGCCATGACCACTCCAAAGCCAAATAACTTTTATGTGACTCCTGTAAGGCCAAATAATTATTACGAAACTCCTGTAAGGCCAAATAATCACTATGGGACTCCCGTAAGGCCAAATAATCACTATGGGACTCCCGTAAGGCCAAATATTCACTATGGAACTCCTGTAAGGCCAAATAATTTCTACGTGACTCCTGCGAGGCCACATTATGTCATGACTACCCCGAGGCCAAGTAATTTCTTCACGACTACTTCGTGGCCAAGTCATTTCTTTACAACCACCAATAAGTTTCCGTTTTGGCCATGGTACCCAGATGGCGGTGACCCATCATATATTGTCCCACCAAAATATGGTACTCCTTTTACCAAACCCCCAGGTGGGATAAATATTCCATTCACACCACATCCTCTTTGTAATTTCACCTCTGGTGAAACTGGTGATGTTTCCGCTACAGAACCTACTGTGACAGAAGAGGCCACTACAACCATGTTTCCATTCACAGGAGAGTCTGAAACTGACACCACAGATCCATCACTGCAGCCTGATTCCACAGAAGCTGGGGCAATGACAGGGACAGAATTACCTCCCAGCCTGAGCACTGATCCTGTGACAATTGTAGGACCCCAAATGGATGACGACAAAAGGGACATCACTGAATCACCTGGAGATTCTGGAGCATTGACGACTGTCATTGATGGTGAGGATAATGACAGCAAAACTCAAACAACTCCTCAACCAGAGTCAGCCACTGATGTTTCGAGTACTTCAGAAGAAAATGTCACCAATTTTCTGGTGCAATCTGATGCAATAACAGAACTTGCAGGGGAGGAAAGCTCAATTACTACTATAGTTCCAGAAGAGGAGGATTCTGATACTACAACTTTAGATCCtttatctgaagaaaataataacgaaGCAGAGGAAGCAGGTTCTCCAGAGAGTGGTGAGGGAGCTAAAATGCTGTCTGCACAACGGATAGAAAAAAACCCAGCTGAAATCGTTCAAATATTACCCCCACCTTCTCCCTCCCAAGAGGCACTCATGAAATCCCTAATGCCAAAAAATTTGAGGTTCAGGGAAGAAGATGTGTCGAAAAACTCACTGGACAGCACTGTAATAACTGCTGTATATAATTCTAAATTTCTAACACCTACCAATATCACTCCCATAATACCCTATGGAAATACTTCTCCAGAATATATCACGATTACACTCTTCCCAAGACACGATGAATCACAAAATGAAACCACGCTTGAAACAGATCCTGTATCAGAGGATGAGTTAACAAGAGAACTACTCAGTGCTCAAGATCTTACAGAAACAGAACAAGAATTATCTCTCCTCCAATCACAAAATGAAACCTTGCTTGAAACAGATGCCTCATCAGAGGATAAGGAGTTTACGAGAGAACTACCCAGTGCTCAAGATCTTACAAAAACAGAACAAGAATTAGCTCTCTTGCAATCACAAAATGAAACTTTGCTTGAAACAGTTGCCCCATCAGAGGATAAGGAGTTAACAAGTGAACTACCCAGTGCTCAAGATCTTACAAGAGCAGAACAAGAATTAGCTCTCTTCCAGTCACAAAATGAAACCACACTTGAAACAGATGCCCCATCGGAGGACAAGGGATTAACCAGTGAACTACTCGGTGCTCAAGATCTCACAGAAACAGAACAAGAATTAGTCGAGGAATCAGAGCCTCCTCCCAAGGAGGAAAATTCTGAGAGCCAGATACCCATATCCAACCAGAGGCAATCAAGGCGATTATCGTACCTTGACAGTAGAAATTTACTTCCAAAGCTTACTGGAGAAGACAAAGTGTCCACCGAATCTTCTAATGCGTCACCACCAGTCATAGATTATGGAAATGAAGACCCCCAGTCTTGGCCCCCTAGACTTCCAATGTTTACCAGACAAATCAGCCGATATTCTCCTCCTAGGACGCCAACGCTTCTTAATGCTAGACTGTACGACCACTGGCAGACTAGCAGAAGTGGTCCCTCCCTGCCCAAAGGGTCCCCTAAGATTACACCCGTTAGGAGTAGAACTTTACTTGGCAAGCTCAAACGGCTGTAG